The following DNA comes from Microthrixaceae bacterium.
TGGCGACCAGATACCGGTCCGCAGCATTGAGAACGTCGTCGAAGGCCTCACCCGGACGGCCGGCCGCCAACCCCCAGGTGAAGCTCAGTTGGACCTTCCCCTCGCGGGTTTCCAGTGGAGTGGCAAGGAGCCGGTCGAGCACGTCGTCGGCCCACTCGGCGGTGACGATCTCCGGGTCCGGGCTGAACACGACGAACTCGTCGCCCCCCAACCGGCCGACGTGGGCCCCGGCCGGGCAGTGATGTTCCAGCGTCGACGCGATCAGGCTGAGCGCGCGGTCTCCGACCGGGTGGCCATAGGAGTCGTTGATCCGCTTGAACCGGTCCACGTCGCACACCAGGACCGACCATCGGAGGTCTCGCTGTCCCGCGACGCACTCCTCCACGAGTTGGGTCACCCCGTGACGATTCGCCACCGAGGTCAGGTGATCGTTGAGCGCCTTGTGCCGCCACGACCCCTGTTCCTCCTCATGGCGGGCCTGGGCCTGGGCCGACGCGAACAGGATCCGTTCGAATTGAGCGACGGTGAGCACCACCGCTGCGATGGTGCTCACCACCAGGCATGCGATCACCAACGGCATCGCCACATGTGCGGCGATCGCACTGATCGTGCAGATCATCGGGACCATCGTGGCGCCGGCGATGACCAACGCCTGGGTCATGTGATGGCGTTGACCCCACTCGCCGCTGTGGTGTCCGGTGACACTGTGGTGTCCCGTGACACTGTGGTGTCCCGTGACACTGTGGTGTCCGGTGGCCGGCCGGGTCTCGTCTGTGGAGGGTTGAGTCTCGTGGTGTGGAACGTCGGCGTGCATCTTTGCCACCTCCGGTGCCCTCATTCGGTGCAGCACCATTGATTCACCGATAGTGACATGTTACGCGCTCTGCGTGAGATTGCGGTCTAGAACGCGTGAGAACATCCTCAGGCGTTCACCACCGGTCAGCCGACCGCGACTCCGCCGTCGATACGTTGATGCTCCGCCCGCCGGATGTGACCTCCGATCGCGTCGGTCAACAACGGCCACAAGGGTTGGGGAAGGTCGTGGCCCATCCGGTCGACCATCAGCAACGACGACCCGGGCACCGCCGCGGCCGTCGCCCGGCCCCCGCTCGGGCGAACGAGGCGGTCCTGGCGGCCGTGGATCACCAGGGTTGGCGTCTGCAACAACCGCAGCCCTGGCGTGCGGTCGGGCGAGGCCAGAATCGCCGCGAGCTGCCTCGGAGTGCCCCCACGTTCGGGGGTTCGCTCGTAGGCCTCGTTCAAGAACACCTCCGTGGCGGCACGGTCGAACAGCGGGCCACCGATCGTCTCGTGGCGAGTGAGTTCCTGTTCGAGCATCGCGGCCCGATCGTTCGGGGTCGGCTTCATCACCGTGCGCACCACCTGCACCGTGGGCAGGCCGGCAAGTCGTGAGCCCGGCCGCGACATGATGGAAGTGAGCGACGCGACCCGTTCGGGCAGATCGATCGCCAACTGCTGGGCGATCATGCCTCCCATCGAGGCGCCGACGACATGGGCCCGCTCGACGTTGGCGGCATCGAGCACCGCGGCGGCGTCGAGCGCCATGTCGCTGAGCAGGTAGTCGGCCGAACCCCGGTCGATCCCGGTGGCGAGCTTCACCATGTCGGGGATCTGCAGCACCCGGTCGCTCGTCGACGACGACCAGCCGGCGTCGCGGTTATCGAAGCGGATGACCCGGTACCCCTGACCGGTGAGGCGTTCGACGAAACCGGGACGCCAGGCGATCAACTGCGCGCCGAGCCCCATGATCAACAACACGGCCGGCCCGTTGTCCGGTCCGGCCTCCTCCCAATACAGCGAAACATCACCACGGGTCACGTGAGCCATAGATGCAACGCTACCGAGAGGAGAGGTCCTATGGTGGGCGAAGCGCGCGGACGACCCGGTTCGCGCTCGTTCGGCCGCATCGATGCGGCCCGGGGAGGACCACGATGGCATTCGCCGAAACTTTCGACTCGATCGACGCGTTGCTCGAGGACCTGTCGTCGCTGTACGAGGACCTCCACCAGCACCCCGAGTTGAGTTTCCAGGAGGTGCGCACCGCCGAGATCCTGGCGAAGCGGATCGAAGCGCTCGGCTACGACACGACGACCGGTGTCGGGCTCACAGGCGTGGTCGGGGTGCTCGAAAACGGTGAGGGACCAACCGTGTTATTGCGCGCCGACATCGACGCGCTGCCCGTCGCCGAGGACACCGGGCTGCCGTACGCGTCCACCGTCGTCGCCCGAGACACCGAGGGCCAGGAGGTCGGCGTCGCTCACGCCTGTGGCCACGACATGCACGCGACGTGGATGATCGGTGCTGCAACGTGGCTCGTCGAGCACCGACACCTGTGGTCGGGCAAGGTGCTCATCGTGTTCCAACCGGCCGAAGAATTCGGGGCCGGGGCGAAGCGGATGGTCGACGACGGACTCTTCGAACGCTTCGGCACCCCCGAGGTCTGCCTGGGCCAGCACCTCGCACCAGCACCGGCCGGCTGGGTGCTGTTGCGCGCCGGACCGGCGATGGCGGCCTCGGACGCGGTGAAGATCACGCTTCACGGGCGCGGCGGACACGGTTCCTCGCCGCAGATGACCGTCGACCCGGCCATCATGGCGGCCTCGACCATCATGAAGCTCCAAACCGTCGTCTCCCGCGAGGTGGCGCCGATCGAGGAGGCGGTCGTCACGGTCGGCACCGTTCGTATCGGCACGAAGGAGAACGTCATCTCCGACCGGGCCGAACTCAAGGTGAACGTCCGGACGTTCTCCGACTACGTGCGCGACAAGGTGCTGGCCTCGATCGACCGGATCGCCCACGGCGAAGCCCATTCCTGCGGAGCGCCCAAGGACCCCGAGGTCGAACACCTCTACCACTTCCCGGTGCTGTCGAATTCCGAGGCCGAGACCGCAACGGTGTTCTCGCGATTCCAGAGCCACTTCGGGTTCGAGAACACGATGGAGGCCCCCAAGGCCACCGGGTCTGAGGACTTCGGCTACTTCGCGGAGTCTGCAGGATGCCCACAGGTGTTCTGGTTCACCGGCGGCCACGACAAGGAGCGCTGGATCGAGGCGTTCAACAGCGGACGCCTCGAAGAGGAGGTTCCATTCAACCACTCCCCCCGGTTCGCTCCGAGCCAGCACCCCACGATCCGCACCGGGATCGAGGCGCTGCTCGTGGCGGCTGAAAGCTGGATCGGGCGCTGACCCGCTGGGGCACCGGGTGCTCGCGGCGAACTCGCTGGTTCTCCGCCGCCGCTGGTTCTCCGCCGCAATTGGTCGGGCTGACAGGATTTGAACCTGCGACCTCTTGACCCCCAGTCAAGCGCGCTACCAACCTGCGCCACAGCCCGTATTCCTCGACTCGGCACCCGATGGGCGCCGTGCCGGGGAGTAACTGTAGCCGACACGGTCACCTGCGACGAACCTGCGACTACTGGACCCCCAGTCAAGAGCTTGAGGTCGTTACAACCCTCAGCCCAGGAGCCATTCGATCCCCTGGATGGCCCTCCACCCGAGGTACAACACCAGGGCGATCACCAGCAGCCAGAAGTGCCACGGCAGCTTTTCGTTGGGTTCGCTTTCGCTCGGGTCGACCACCTGGTGACCGTTGGGGCACTGCCCCTGCGCATTGAGCGTGCTTGGCGTGTAGAAGTGATCGCAGTCATCGCACCAGGGCATCGTTGGCCATGTTTACTACTGCCGCCATATCGCGGTCACACCGGCGGCACGCCATCCAGTCACACCGGCGGCACGCCATCCAGTCACACCGGCGGCACGCCATCCAGTCACACCGGCGGCACGCCGTGACGTCGGTCGCTGAATTCGCGGGTCTTGCCCTTTGCCCGGTCAAGCCGACGGATGATCTCCAACCGCAGGTCGCCCCAGTCGACCACGGCGTCGATCACCAACTCCGAGGCGAGGCGCAGCAGGTCGACGTCTTGTTCGTAGATGCGTCGCTGTTCGGCGACGAACGCGTCGCGCTCGACCTCGTCTTCGATCGCCGCGATCTTGTTGGCGAACACGGCGTTGACCGCCGCCTCGGGCCCCATCACCGCGATCTTCGCGGTGGGCAAGGCGATGGTCGCCTCGGGCTCGAACGCTGGCCCGGACATGGCGTAGAGGCCGGCACCGTACGCCTTGCGCAGCACCACCGAGATCTTGGGAACCGTCGCCTCGCTCACGGCGGTGATCATCTTGGCGCCGTGGCGGATGATGCCCTGACGCTCGACCTCGGTGCCGATCATGAAACCCGGAACGTCCGCAAGGAAGACCAACGGGATGTTGAAGGCGTCGCAGCACCAGATGAACCGGGCAGCTTTGTCGGCGGTGTCGGTGAACAGCACCCCACCCTTGATCATCGGATTGTTGGCGACAAAGCCGACGGGACGCCCCTCCATCAAACCGAACCCGACCACCAACTCGGGAGCGAACAGCGCCTTGACCTCGAAGAAGCTCTCGGCGTCGATCAGTGCGTCGATGACCGTGTGGATGTCATAACCCATCGTCTCCTCGGCCGGCACGACGGTCGAATCGAGTTCACGAACCGGCGCCGCGGGTTCGTACTCGGGCGGCTCGTCGCGCCAATACGAGGGCATGTAGGTGAAATACGCCTTCGCCTGGTCGATGGCATCGGCGTCGTCGACGGCAAGGTTGTCACCGCAGCCCGACACCGAACAGTGCATCCGGGCCCCACCGGTCTCCTCGAGGCTCGCGGTCTCGCCGATCACCATCTCGGCCATGCGAGGCGAACCCAGGTACATCGAGGCATTGCCATCGACCATGATCACGATGTCGCAGAACGCCGGGATGTAGGCGCCCCCGGCGGCCGAGGGGCCGAACAGGCAACAGATCTGGGGAACCTTTCCGCTCAGGCGCACCTGGTTGTAGAAGATGCGTCCGGCGCCGCGCCGCCCAGGGAACAGCTCGACCTGGTCGGTGATCCGCGCCCCAGCCGAATCGATGAGCCAGAAGATCGGCAGGTTGTCGCGCAACGCCAGGTCCGTCGCTCGCACGATCTTTTCGACGGTGCGAGCACCCCAGGACCCGGCTTTGACCGTCGGGTCGTTGGCCACGACGATCACCGGCCGTCCGTCGACCTCTCCCACCCCGGTGACCACGCCGTCGGCCGGCAGGTCCTGGGCCATGGCGTTGGCCAGCAGGGCATCCTCGACGAAGGTGCCGGGGTCACACAGCAGGTCGATGCGGTCGCGCACGAACATCTTGTTCTGCCCTGCGAGCTTGTCGGCCTGGGAATGCAGGTTGCCCTTCGAGGCTCGTTCGCGGGCGATCGACAACGGGTTGGTCATCCGTTGAGTTTCGCAGAACTCCTCGGCCCGGCGCCCAGTCCGCTCCGTCGCAGGTCGAGCCGCTGGGCCGGCCGAGCTCAGTCCGCTCGGCGGACCGCCAACACCGTGACGTCGTCCTGAAGGGGCCCGGCGACGAATTCCTGTGCGGCATTCACCAAACTGCGGCTCGCCTGTTCGGCCGTGGCGGACTCCATCTTTCGGATCATGCCGGCCACCCGGTCCTCTCCGAAGAAGTTCGAGCCGTCGCGAGCCTCGGCGATGCCATCGGAGGTGCACACCACGAGGTCGCCCTTGACGATCGGAATCTCGCGGGATTGGAAGGTCGCCTCGGGGTTCATCATCAGGATCGGACCGGTGGCTGGCAACGCGCTCAGTTCGCGGTCGTGCAGCATCCATGCTGCGGGGTGCCCGGCCGACGCGTAGCGCATCACCTCGGCTTCCTCGTCGAAAATCATGACGAACAGCGACACGAACTCCTCGGGCCGTTCGTAGTCGGAAACCTGCCGGTTGAGCTCTTCGAGCGCCTGCCCCGGATCCCGGTAGCGGCGCAGGTAGGAGCGCAACAGGAATTTCGTCTGCAGTGCCGTGATCGACGCCTCGACGTCGTGGCCACTCACGTCGCCGACCACACACCCGACGCGTCCAGAGGGCAGCCGAAACACGTCGACAAGGTCGCCCGACATCACGCCGGCCACCGCCTCGTGAACGACCGCGATGTCGTAGCCCGGGGTGTCGATGAGTTCGGCCGGGGCGAGGCGCTCGGCCCACCGTTGCGGCGCCGAGTCGTTCTGGGCCAGCATTTCGAGGGCCCGCTGTTCGACCCGCACCCGCTCTTCGCTCAGACGAGCGTCGCGTTTGGAGAACTGCGCCGCCCAGAGGCTGAACAGTGCCGGAACCGAAATCGCTCCGATGAGGTACCAGGCCCGAACGTCATCGGTGAACAGCGAGGCGAGGGCGGCCCCGGCGATCACCACGTACACGACCCCGGTATGGACCTGGTGCAACACGGTGGTTTGGCTGAGGGTGCGTACCCCGGGGTCGTTGGTGGTCATGTTGCGGACCACTCGATAGCGCAGGAACGCCGAGCGAAACCACGCGGTGGCGCCGACGACGGCGAGCACGGCGATCAGGAAGAGAAACCAGTGGGCGAGCATGGGAATACCGCTTCGATACGTTCGTCGGGCAGCCGATCAATCGGTGCGCTTGCGAATCCTCATCTTGATCGGGGTCTGTCCGAGGTCGAACTCCTCTCGGAGCATGCGTTCAAGGTAGCGAACGTAATGCGGAGGAATCGCCTTGTTCGCGAACAGCGTGAAGGTGGGAGGATCGATCGCCCCCTGGGTCGCATAGAGCACCCGAACTCCGTGGGGCCCGGGTTGCGCCTGTTGA
Coding sequences within:
- a CDS encoding serine/threonine-protein phosphatase, which produces MLAHWFLFLIAVLAVVGATAWFRSAFLRYRVVRNMTTNDPGVRTLSQTTVLHQVHTGVVYVVIAGAALASLFTDDVRAWYLIGAISVPALFSLWAAQFSKRDARLSEERVRVEQRALEMLAQNDSAPQRWAERLAPAELIDTPGYDIAVVHEAVAGVMSGDLVDVFRLPSGRVGCVVGDVSGHDVEASITALQTKFLLRSYLRRYRDPGQALEELNRQVSDYERPEEFVSLFVMIFDEEAEVMRYASAGHPAAWMLHDRELSALPATGPILMMNPEATFQSREIPIVKGDLVVCTSDGIAEARDGSNFFGEDRVAGMIRKMESATAEQASRSLVNAAQEFVAGPLQDDVTVLAVRRAD
- a CDS encoding amidohydrolase produces the protein MAFAETFDSIDALLEDLSSLYEDLHQHPELSFQEVRTAEILAKRIEALGYDTTTGVGLTGVVGVLENGEGPTVLLRADIDALPVAEDTGLPYASTVVARDTEGQEVGVAHACGHDMHATWMIGAATWLVEHRHLWSGKVLIVFQPAEEFGAGAKRMVDDGLFERFGTPEVCLGQHLAPAPAGWVLLRAGPAMAASDAVKITLHGRGGHGSSPQMTVDPAIMAASTIMKLQTVVSREVAPIEEAVVTVGTVRIGTKENVISDRAELKVNVRTFSDYVRDKVLASIDRIAHGEAHSCGAPKDPEVEHLYHFPVLSNSEAETATVFSRFQSHFGFENTMEAPKATGSEDFGYFAESAGCPQVFWFTGGHDKERWIEAFNSGRLEEEVPFNHSPRFAPSQHPTIRTGIEALLVAAESWIGR
- a CDS encoding acyl-CoA carboxylase subunit beta; protein product: MTNPLSIARERASKGNLHSQADKLAGQNKMFVRDRIDLLCDPGTFVEDALLANAMAQDLPADGVVTGVGEVDGRPVIVVANDPTVKAGSWGARTVEKIVRATDLALRDNLPIFWLIDSAGARITDQVELFPGRRGAGRIFYNQVRLSGKVPQICCLFGPSAAGGAYIPAFCDIVIMVDGNASMYLGSPRMAEMVIGETASLEETGGARMHCSVSGCGDNLAVDDADAIDQAKAYFTYMPSYWRDEPPEYEPAAPVRELDSTVVPAEETMGYDIHTVIDALIDAESFFEVKALFAPELVVGFGLMEGRPVGFVANNPMIKGGVLFTDTADKAARFIWCCDAFNIPLVFLADVPGFMIGTEVERQGIIRHGAKMITAVSEATVPKISVVLRKAYGAGLYAMSGPAFEPEATIALPTAKIAVMGPEAAVNAVFANKIAAIEDEVERDAFVAEQRRIYEQDVDLLRLASELVIDAVVDWGDLRLEIIRRLDRAKGKTREFSDRRHGVPPV
- a CDS encoding alpha/beta fold hydrolase, with product MAHVTRGDVSLYWEEAGPDNGPAVLLIMGLGAQLIAWRPGFVERLTGQGYRVIRFDNRDAGWSSSTSDRVLQIPDMVKLATGIDRGSADYLLSDMALDAAAVLDAANVERAHVVGASMGGMIAQQLAIDLPERVASLTSIMSRPGSRLAGLPTVQVVRTVMKPTPNDRAAMLEQELTRHETIGGPLFDRAATEVFLNEAYERTPERGGTPRQLAAILASPDRTPGLRLLQTPTLVIHGRQDRLVRPSGGRATAAAVPGSSLLMVDRMGHDLPQPLWPLLTDAIGGHIRRAEHQRIDGGVAVG
- a CDS encoding GGDEF domain-containing protein, with translation MRAPEVAKMHADVPHHETQPSTDETRPATGHHSVTGHHSVTGHHSVTGHHSGEWGQRHHMTQALVIAGATMVPMICTISAIAAHVAMPLVIACLVVSTIAAVVLTVAQFERILFASAQAQARHEEEQGSWRHKALNDHLTSVANRHGVTQLVEECVAGQRDLRWSVLVCDVDRFKRINDSYGHPVGDRALSLIASTLEHHCPAGAHVGRLGGDEFVVFSPDPEIVTAEWADDVLDRLLATPLETREGKVQLSFTWGLAAGRPGEAFDDVLNAADRYLVAKKEAVRAGSDPSRVVLPSHRRLVS